The Flavobacterium sp. 20NA77.7 genome includes the window CTTTTGGAGCTAAATATTTGGTTTATGATCCTTTTAAAAATTATGAAGAAAAAGTAAATGTGTATAGCTGGAAAGCGAATCATCGATTTAAATGGAGACAATTCATACCCGCTGTTGCAGGATATGCAGGAATTAATTTGAATTTTTCTGAAAATGTGGTATTCCAAAATTCTGGAATTCCTGAAGAAAAAATCAGCCCAAAAGCGATGTTAATTGCGCAAAATCATTTTGGAACGCGTTGGGTATTAGTTACAAATTTAATTTATAATAAAATTGGCACTGAATATGCTAGTAAAGATTATGTTATTACACTTACCCGAGGTATCAATAAAAATTTATCAATATTTGCTGAAAATCAAGGCTATATGGGTAAGTATTATAGCGATGGAATTGTACGATTAGGTGCTGCCTATTTATTAAATGACGATATGCAAATTGATGGCTCTTTTGGAACAAATATCAAAAATACTCCTAGTATTTTTTACGGGGGAATTGGTTTCTCTTGGCGTTTTAGAAACAACTATAAAGAAGTAAAACTTCCAAAACCTGGGACACAGAGCAAGATGGACAAAAAAATGGATAAAGCTTTAGACAAAAAGAAAAGAAAAGACGCTGTTGAATAATGATAGAAATTAGAGAAGTTACCACAAAAGCCCAAATGAAAGATTTTGTCATGTTTTCATTTG containing:
- a CDS encoding transporter, with protein sequence MICFKKIALCCTLILVFKAQAQFTDQINSNRPGKSMMAFAVGKSIIQTETGINYFKEEHNLMNYTAKGFTGDLAIRWGLFKEELELLAEIQYQKDTYESLASSMTRSAVRQTTFGAKYLVYDPFKNYEEKVNVYSWKANHRFKWRQFIPAVAGYAGINLNFSENVVFQNSGIPEEKISPKAMLIAQNHFGTRWVLVTNLIYNKIGTEYASKDYVITLTRGINKNLSIFAENQGYMGKYYSDGIVRLGAAYLLNDDMQIDGSFGTNIKNTPSIFYGGIGFSWRFRNNYKEVKLPKPGTQSKMDKKMDKALDKKKRKDAVE